The segment GCTGGCCGTGGGTTTGGGGTCGATGCGAAAGCCTGGTTTAAGACAGCCACACACCGAATAGACGGTTTCCAATCCATTGAAGAACAGCTGGAGGCAGCGCTTCTGGTCCGGGTGGTGGAAGGGATCAAAAAGGCCCAAAAAACCTTCTGGCTTTATGGTTTGGGCACGTTGGTGCTTCTGGGGACGGTTTTCGTTCTGCTGCTGGCCATTCTCAACGCCGCCCGCTCCATCCATCTGGCTCGGGAAATCGAGGCGCGTCGGCGGGTTGAGGAGGAGTTGCAAAAGCTGGCCCGGGTGGTGGAGGAAAACACCTCCATGGTCGCCATCACCGATGTCGATGGCTGCATCGAATATGTCAACAATCGCTTTGTGGAGGTGACTGGATATGACAAGGAGGAAGTGTTCGGTCAAAATCTGAGGCTCCTCAAATCAGGCAAACAGCCCGATGGATTTTATAAAACAATGTGGCAGAGCTTGGCCCGGGGAGAGAGTTGGCAAGGGGAGTTTCTCAACCGGCGCAAGGATGGCACTCTTTTTTGGGCCGGTGCCACCATCTTTCCCATTCTTAGTAAGGATCACCGTCCCGTCCATTTTGTCACCACCTCCATTGATATCACCGAGCAGAAACAGGACCAGGAGCAATCCCGCTTTAACCAGGAGAGTCAGCTGGTTATCGCCAATATTCTGATCACTTCCTTTGAACCTATCTCCCTGGAAGAGCAGCTGAAACAGGCTTTGAAGCATATCCAGGCGGTCTCCTGGATGCCTCTGCAGCCCCGGGGGGCTATTTTTTTGCTGGATGAAAAGGGTGAAAAGTTGGTGATGGGGGCACAGTTGGGCCTGGGAGAGGATCACCTGGGTAGCTGTGCCCAGGTTCCGCTGGGAACCTGTCTCTGTGGCAAGGCCGCCGAAACAGGCACGCTCATTTTTGCTGGGGGTGATGATCCAAACCACGAGATCAACCATGGCGAGATGGCAGCCCACGGACACTATTGCGTTCCTTTCGGCTCCGGGGAACAAACCCTGGGGGTGCTCTACCTGCAGCTGGATGAAGGTCATGAACGCTCAGAGCTGAAAGACACTCTTTTACAGACCATCGGTCAGACCCTGACCAGCCTTATCCAGCGCAAGCAAGCCGAGACCGCCCTGAAACATTCCGAACAGCGTCTGAAACTCGCCCTGGAAGGGGGGCGACTGGGGATGTGGGATGTCAACCTGGATACCGGGGACCAGCATGTCAGCCCTCTGGAAGGGCAGATTTATGGCTTTCCCGAGAGCCAGGTTCCCCGCATCAGGGAGGATTGGGTCGAGCGTCTCCACCCGGATGATCGGGATACAATGTTGCAATATGGTCGCGATTATCGCAGTGGCAAACTCGAAAAATATGATGTCGATTATCGCATCACCACCACCGACGGAGAGCTTAAATGGGTCAACTCCAAAGGGGCGGCAGTGGCTTGGAGCAGCGAGGGCCTGGTTTCCCGGATGATCGGTATCGTCTCGGATATTACCGAACGCAAGGCGATGGAAGCGGATCTGATTCACGCCAAGGAAGCCGCAGAAGTGGCCAACCGGGCCAAGAGCGAATTTTTGGCCAACATGAGCCACGAAATTCGTACCCCCATGAACGGTGTCGTGGGGATGCTGCAACTACTGGAAACCACCCAGCTCTCCAACCGGCAAAAGCAGTATATCGACCAAGCCATGCGTTCGGCGGATCTCCAGCTGACCGTCATCAACGACATTCTCGATTTTTCCAAGATCGAAGCAGGGCGATTGGAGCTGGAACATCTGGAATTCGATCTGGGTGAGACCATCGACGATGTGGTGATGATCTTGGCGGGTATGGCCCATACCAAAGGGCTGGTGCTGACCAGTTATGTCTCGCCGGAGCTACCCAAGGGGTTGATGGGAGACGCCACCCGGTTGCGGCAGGTGCTACTCAATCTAATCGGCAATGCCATCAAATTTACCCACCAGGGGCGCATCGCTCTGGAGGTTGAGCGGGTGGCGAAAAAGGCTGAACAGGGGGGGGACAGCTCCGACAGCCCTTTGGTTGAGGTGACCTTTTCGGTGAAGGATACCGGCATCGGCATCTCCCCGGAAGAGTTGAACAAGCTTTTTCAGCCCTTCAGCCAGGCAGATGCTTCCACCACCCGCCAATTTGGCGGAACGGGATTGGGGCTGGTCATCGTCCGGCAGTTGGTAATGGCCATGGGCGGGGTGATCGGTGTCAGCAGTCAACCCGGCGTTGGGGCGACGTTCCAATTTGCCATCTCCTTTGAAGCCGGTCAGAAAACCTATGAATCTCCACCCAAAAAATTAAAAGGACTCAAAGCTCTGGTGGTGGCTGATGAGAGCCATCAAAAGAGCCTGAAAGCCTACCTCACCTCCTGGCAGCTGTCCTGTGACACCGCAGCCACTGGTGAGAGGGGGCAGGCATATCTGGCAGAGGCTCGGGAGAGAGAGGAGCCTTACCAGTTGATTCTATTGGATCATCATCTGCCGGATATGGAAGGTGTGGCGTTGGCCCGGGCCATTCAAAATGATCCGGGATGCCAGGGGAGCGGGATGGTGCTCCTGACAGCGGGGGAGTTGCCGGAGGAGGAGAGTCTCCGGCAGGCGGGCATTGATCTGACGCTGCTCATGCCAGTGGGGCAATCCCGTCTTTTGGATGGTGTGTTGACCGCTCTTTATCTTTCCGGCACGGCCAAATCCCAGGAGTCGCTCCAGAGGGTAACCCGTCGGCAGCAGTATGACGGGCAGGTGCTGTTGGTGGAAGATGCTTTGGTCAACCGGGAAGTGGCGCTGGGGATGCTGGTTCAATTTGGTCTTCGGGTGGATGTGGTGGATAATGGCAAGGAGGCGCTGAAGCGGCTGGCTGAATCATCCTATGACCTGGTGTTGATGGATGTGCAAATGCCGGTGATGGATGGTCTGGAAGCCGCTGTGAAGATTCGTGAGCTGGAGAGTCAGGGGGGGAGAGAGGCGGTTCCCATCGTCGCGATGACGGCACTGGCCATGTTGGATGACCGGAAGCAGTGTCTGGCAGCGGGTATGGATGATTATCTTGCCAAACCGGTCAAATGGAACGACCTGGAGGAAAAACTGGCGCGCTGGCTGTCACCGGTCGAACCTGTTGAAGAGGAGGAGGCGGTTTTGGAAGAGGGAGCCGCTTTTTCCGACCCCTCGGTGGAGAGTGAGTCGACTATCCCCGCACCTTCTTCTCCGGGGGCGATTGATCTGGCGGTATTGGAACGATTTCAACAGATGATTTCTCCAGATCCCAGCCGTTTTGTAAGCATTCTGTCCGATTATCTGGAGAGTGGCCGCGAAAACCTGCAAGCGATGGCTCACGGTTTGGCTGCGGGAGAGTTCCAACAAATCCAACGTGCTTCCCATAGCCTGAAATCCCAGAGTGCCTCGGTGGGGGCCAAGGCGCTTTCCGCTTACTGTCAGGAGATCGAACAGTTGAGCCGCGAGGAGTGTGAGGAAGGCCTGTCAGCGTTATTGGAGCAGGCGGAGAGCACTTTTCAGGAGGGCCGGGAGGTTTTGCAGAGCTGGATGGATCGGGTGCAGAATTGAAGATTTTACCCAACGGTTGAGCGGGTATGCTCTCTCCCTGAACCTTCCGGGACGTTCCTGGATATAGCAGTTCTATCTCAAAATTGAACACTCTTCCCTGACTCGTCATCCCCGCGAAGGCGGGGATCCAGGGGGCTGATGATTGCCCTCAAGGAAAAACCAAATCTTCAAGAAAGGCCGGTGTTTTGCTGAAAGTGATACAAGATTTTGGAAAGGTTCGCGCCAGCCCTCCTGGATTCCCGCATTCGCGGGAATGACAGAAAAAGTACAGCGGCATATGTCCAACTCTTGATTTGAATTACTTTATCACCCCCCCAAGTGATATTTGACCCGGGGTAGAAAGTCGTGGTGCACAATGGGCTTGGTGGCAAAATCCGCAGCACCGTTGCCAAAGGCCCGGTCCCGGGTTTCGGCCTTGTCGTCTCCAGTGATCAAAATGACGGGAATGTCCGAGGTGTCGGGATTTTTTCGGATGGCAGCCAATAGCCCGAAACCGTCCATCTCGGGCATGGAAATATCGGAGAGTATGAGGTGGGGCCGGTTTTGCGAGGCCATTTCCAGGGCTTGGGAACCACTTCGTGCTGCGATAATCTCCACATCCAGGGGGGTCAGGATGGCTGCCATGATTCTCTGGTCCATGGCCTGATCATCCACCACCATCACCCGGGGTCGCACCCAGGGCAGGCTCGCTTTGAAGGTGCTCCCTTGCCCGGGGTTGGAGGTGACCTCGATGCGTCCGCCATGGGCGATCATGATATCCTGGCTGAAAGGGAGCCCAAAGCCGGTCCCCGACTCCCCGGATGTCCCTGGGGTAGTGGTTTTTTCTTCCACTCTGAACAATTTGGGAATCACCTCCCCGTCCAGGCCGACCCCCTGATCCTCGACAGCTATGGTGGCTTTTTCTCCTGCTGGGAGATAAAGACGGATGGTGCCTCCCGGGTGGCTGAACTTGATGGCGTTGGTCAGCAGGTTTTGGATCACCTCGCCAAAGAGGAGCGGGTCGCCATGGAGGCGGGTTCCTTCCGGAATTTCCAGGGCCAGGGTGATGTTTTTCCGGGCGTAGAGATATT is part of the Magnetococcales bacterium genome and harbors:
- a CDS encoding nitrate- and nitrite sensing domain-containing protein — translated: MVKRSSSTKVPLPVGLIGLFIVPLAGLILMVGFLTVDQYRTYQSTRQMDSYIRFSVLLGGLIHEVQKERGLMVGFMESGYAVFTESLINQREVVHQRITALGNMIQSIDSSAMNQPTRSKLQTLAEGLVAIDGIRESVEADQLDAMDVLDRYSRINRTGLNSIAMILSRSPQAGIARESGAYLNLLHLKEAAGVERAILAAVFAKDHLTPELERRFFQLQGVRKAHRALFFSLASSRMIQSLEALQSEPESRAVEKFRTLLLTNAAGRGFGVDAKAWFKTATHRIDGFQSIEEQLEAALLVRVVEGIKKAQKTFWLYGLGTLVLLGTVFVLLLAILNAARSIHLAREIEARRRVEEELQKLARVVEENTSMVAITDVDGCIEYVNNRFVEVTGYDKEEVFGQNLRLLKSGKQPDGFYKTMWQSLARGESWQGEFLNRRKDGTLFWAGATIFPILSKDHRPVHFVTTSIDITEQKQDQEQSRFNQESQLVIANILITSFEPISLEEQLKQALKHIQAVSWMPLQPRGAIFLLDEKGEKLVMGAQLGLGEDHLGSCAQVPLGTCLCGKAAETGTLIFAGGDDPNHEINHGEMAAHGHYCVPFGSGEQTLGVLYLQLDEGHERSELKDTLLQTIGQTLTSLIQRKQAETALKHSEQRLKLALEGGRLGMWDVNLDTGDQHVSPLEGQIYGFPESQVPRIREDWVERLHPDDRDTMLQYGRDYRSGKLEKYDVDYRITTTDGELKWVNSKGAAVAWSSEGLVSRMIGIVSDITERKAMEADLIHAKEAAEVANRAKSEFLANMSHEIRTPMNGVVGMLQLLETTQLSNRQKQYIDQAMRSADLQLTVINDILDFSKIEAGRLELEHLEFDLGETIDDVVMILAGMAHTKGLVLTSYVSPELPKGLMGDATRLRQVLLNLIGNAIKFTHQGRIALEVERVAKKAEQGGDSSDSPLVEVTFSVKDTGIGISPEELNKLFQPFSQADASTTRQFGGTGLGLVIVRQLVMAMGGVIGVSSQPGVGATFQFAISFEAGQKTYESPPKKLKGLKALVVADESHQKSLKAYLTSWQLSCDTAATGERGQAYLAEAREREEPYQLILLDHHLPDMEGVALARAIQNDPGCQGSGMVLLTAGELPEEESLRQAGIDLTLLMPVGQSRLLDGVLTALYLSGTAKSQESLQRVTRRQQYDGQVLLVEDALVNREVALGMLVQFGLRVDVVDNGKEALKRLAESSYDLVLMDVQMPVMDGLEAAVKIRELESQGGREAVPIVAMTALAMLDDRKQCLAAGMDDYLAKPVKWNDLEEKLARWLSPVEPVEEEEAVLEEGAAFSDPSVESESTIPAPSSPGAIDLAVLERFQQMISPDPSRFVSILSDYLESGRENLQAMAHGLAAGEFQQIQRASHSLKSQSASVGAKALSAYCQEIEQLSREECEEGLSALLEQAESTFQEGREVLQSWMDRVQN